In Kazachstania africana CBS 2517 chromosome 4, complete genome, the following are encoded in one genomic region:
- the MYO2 gene encoding myosin 2 (similar to Saccharomyces cerevisiae MYO4 (YAL029C) and MYO2 (YOR326W); ancestral locus Anc_7.68), with amino-acid sequence MSFEVGTRCWYPSEQQGWIGAEVTSNDFKDGKYNLELTLEDNEVVNLEIDDLKNDQDSKLPLLRNPPILEATEDLTSLSYLNEPAVLHAIKQRYSQLNIYTYSGIVLIATNPFDRVDQLYSQDMIQAYAGKRRGEMEPHLFAIAEEAYSLMKKDKQNQTIVVSGESGAGKTVSAKYIMRYFASVEEEMSSNMGNLQHTAEMSETEEKILATNPIMEAFGNAKTTRNDNSSRFGKYLEILFDANTAIIGAKIRTYLLERSRLVYQPDTERNYHIFYQILAGLPQETKDELHLTAASDYFYMNQGGDTQIKGIDDAKEYQITVDALELVGIHKETQHSIFKILAALLHIGNIEIKKIRNDASLSSDEPNLKLACELLNVDSSSFAKWITKKQIITRSEKIVSNLSYNQALVARDSVAKFIYSALFDWLVENINTVLCHPGVSDQVKSFIGVLDIYGFEHFEKNSFEQFCINYANEKLQQEFNQHVFKLEQEEYIKEEIEWSFIEFNDNQPCINLIENKLGILALLDEESRLPAGSDESWTQKLYQTLDKPPSNKVFSKPRFGQTKFVVSHYAHDVSYDTEGFIEKNRDTVSDGHLEVLRATENETLAKILENLDDEAKKLEDAKKAEEEKNPGKKMGPTRTVQRKPTLGSMFKQSLIELMSTINSTNVHYIRCIKPNNEKEAWKFDNLMVLSQLRACGVLETIRISCAGFPSRWTFREFLLRYYILISSNEWSKIFQNKDSTEEDVIELCKKILDTTVKDTAKYQIGNTKIFFKAGMLAYLEKLRSDKMNYSIVLIQKNIRAKYYKRQYTEIKKAISLCQSVSRGIVTRGRVEFKLKTQSATMIQTLYRAVQKRSEVNNIISGIVAIQIKIKNELHQRAMLAQHELDAALSIQNKIRSFKPRRSFLVERKSTIVIQSLIRRRNAEKVLRKLKAEAKSVTHLKEVSYKLENKVIELTENLAMKVKENKEMGRRLEELQQTLNDTVSLKAELELQQQEHNDAIQRQKLEYAAAHEAVELKLMQANKSIEETKLELKQLVEQHEQLREESNRQLTELDSSKKLLAEYESKNADLQNEVESLKREIVNLQHDLTLGTVNTNILPQTPSHGRKMSSHNSAFAENDLSPSQNGNQVMMNNYEDNSSVSLAQINEELYKLLENIESLNSEITEGLLRGFKVPDAGVATKLSKRDVVYPARILIIVLSEMWRFGLTKQSESFLAQVLTTIQKVVTTLKGSDLIPSGAFWLANVRELYSFVLFAQHSILTEENFKKDMNDEEYNEYVSLVTELKEDFESLSYNIYNIWLKKLQKELQKKSITAIVMSEALPGFGSNESGGFLNKIFNSNENYTVDDILTFFNSIYWCMKSFDIDDEVFRSVVTTLLNYIDAICFNDLIMRRHFLSWKRGLQLNYNITRLEEWCKAHELPDGADCLKHLIQTSKLLQLRKYTIEDIDILRGICSDLTPAQLQKLITQAHVADYESPIPQEILKYVADIVKNEGSIGNAKNDIFLHPETGPFEDPFVTIPTKKFDQVEAYIPVWLNLPNTKRIVDLVAQNVNVVE; translated from the coding sequence ATGTCATTCGAAGTAGGAACTCGTTGTTGGTACCCAAGCGAACAACAGGGCTGGATAGGCGCAGAAGTCACTAGTAATGATTTCAAGGACGGTAAATACAATTTGGAGCTTACTCTAGAAGATAACGAAGTTGTTAATCTGGAAATTGATGATCTGAAAAATGATCAGGATTCAAAATTACCACTACTAAGAAATCCTCCAATTTTGGAAGCCACAGAAGATTTAACATCTCTTTCGTATCTGAATGAGCCTGCTGTCTTACATGCAATCAAGCAACGTTATTCtcaattgaatatatatacgtatTCAGGTATCGTTCTTATCGCAACTAATCCATTTGATAGAGTCGATCAACTTTATTCCCAAGATATGATTCAAGCTTATGCTGGAAAACGTAGAGGTGAAATGGAACCACATTTATTCGCCATTGCAGAAGAAGCATACAGCTTGATGAAAAAGGATAAGCAGAATCAAACAATCGTCGTTAGTGGTGAATCAGGTGCAGGTAAGACCGTTTCTGCCAAGTATATTATGCGTTATTTCGCCTCAGTAGAGGAAGAAATGTCTTCGAATATGGGTAACTTACAACATACGGCTGAAATGTCAGAAACcgaagaaaaaattctGGCTACTAATCCAATTATGGAAGCCTTTGGTAATGCAAAGACTACGAGAAATGATAACTCTTCAAGATTCGGTAAATATTTAGAGATTTTATTCGATGCAAATACTGCTATTATCGGTGCGAAAATTAGAACTTATCTTCTAGAACGATCAAGGTTGGTATATCAACCTGATActgaaagaaattatcatatcttttatcaaatattagCTGGTCTACCGcaagaaacaaaagatGAATTGCATTTAACTGCCGCTTCtgattatttttatatgaATCAAGGTGGTGATACCCAGATTAAAGGTATCGATGACGCCAAAGAGTATCAGATTACTGTGGATGCTCTAGAATTGGTCGGTATACATAAAGAAACTCAGCATAgtatattcaaaatattagCAGCTTTACTTCACATTggtaatattgaaattaagaaaattagaAATGATGCTTCTTTATCATCAGATGAgccaaatttgaaattagcTTGTGAATTATTAAACGTCGATTCTTCCAGTTTCGCCAAATGGATAacaaagaaacaaattatAACGAGGTCTGAAAAGATTGTATCCAATTTAAGTTATAATCAAGCTTTAGTGGCAAGGGATTCTGTTGCTAAATTCATCTACTCTGCATTATTCGATTGGTTagttgaaaatattaatacAGTGCTATGCCATCCAGGTGTTTCTGACCAAGTTAAATCATTCATAGGTGTCTTAGATATTTACGGGTTTgaacattttgaaaagaattcTTTCGAACAATTTTGTATCAATTAtgctaatgaaaaattacagCAAGAGTTCAATCAACatgttttcaaattggaacaagaagaatatattaaggaagaaattgaatggtcctttattgaatttaatgaCAACCAACCTTGTATCAActtaattgaaaataaattggGTATCCTAGCATTGTTAGACGAAGAGAGTAGATTACCAGCTGGTTCCGATGAATCATGGACTCAAAAGTTATATCAAACTTTAGATAAACCGCCAAGTAACAAGGTATTCTCCAAACCACGTTTCGGCCAAACTAAATTCGTCGTGAGCCATTATGCACACGATGTTTCTTATGATACTGAAGggtttattgaaaaaaatagagatACCGTTTCAGATGGTCACCTTGAAGTCTTGAGAGCCacagaaaatgaaactttAGCCAAAATCCTAGAGAATTTAGATGACGAAgccaaaaaattagaagatgcTAAGAAAGctgaagaggaaaagaacCCAGGGAAAAAGATGGGCCCCACAAGAACAGTACAAAGGAAACCCACTTTAGGATCAATGTTCAAACAGTCTTTAATTGAGTTGATGAGTACTATTAACTCTACAAATGTCCATTATATCCGTTGTATCAAAcctaataatgaaaaagaagcttGGAAGTTTGATAACTTAATGGTTCTTTCTCAATTGAGAGCGTGTGGTGTTTTAGAAACAATTAGAATTTCTTGTGCAGGGTTCCCTTCAAGGTGGACGTTCAGAGAATTTCTACTGAGATATTACATTCTAATCTCCTCGAATGAGTGGTCGAAAATTTTCCAGAATAAAGATAGTACCGAAGAAGATGTAATAGAGCTCTgtaagaaaatattagaCACTACAGTGAAGGACACTGCAAAGTATCAAATTGGTAAcaccaaaattttctttaagGCTGGTATGCTTGCGTActtagaaaaattaagaagTGACAAGATGAATTACTCTATTGTTTTAATCCAGAAGAATATTAGAGCAAAATACTATAAAAGGCAATATactgaaatcaaaaaagcTATTTCGCTATGTCAAAGTGTTTCAAGAGGTATTGTCACCCGTGGTAGAGTCGAATTTAAATTAAAGACCCAATCTGCAACAATGATTCAAACGTTATATAGAGCGGTTCAGAAACGTTCTGAGGTGAATAACATTATCTCAGGCATTGTTGCTATTCAAATTAAGATTAAAAATGAGTTGCATCAAAGAGCTATGTTGGCACAACATGAATTGGATGCTGCATTATCAATTCAAAACAAGATTAGATCTTTCAAGCCTAGAAGATCATTCTTGGTTGAACGTAAAAGTACTATAGTAATTCAGTCATTGATTAGAAGGAGGAATGCTGAAAAAGTGTTGAGAAAGCTAAAAGCTGAAGCAAAAAGTGTTACCCATCTCAAAGAAGTCAGTTAcaaacttgaaaataaagttaTTGAATTGACTGAAAACCTAGCAATGAAGGTGAaggaaaataaagaaatgggAAGAAGATTAGAAGAACTGCAGCAAACTTTGAATGATACTGTAAGTTTGAAAGCAGAATTAGAGCTCCAACAACAAGAACATAATGATGCTATTCAAAGACAAAAATTAGAGTATGCTGCTGCCCATGAAGCTGTTGAATTAAAACTAATGCAAGCGAACAAGAGTATTGAAGAGACAAAACTTGAATTGAAACAACTAGTGGAACAACACGAACAATTGAGAGAAGAATCAAATAGACAATTAACCGAATTAGATAGCTCAAAGAAACTTCTTGCTGAATACGAAAGTAAAAATGCCGATCTACaaaatgaagttgaatCGTTAAAGAGGGAGATCGTAAATCTACAACACGATTTGACTCTCGGTACTGTTAACACAAATATTTTACCACAAACACCTTCCCATGGTCGTAAGATGTCTTCACATAATTCAGCCTTtgctgaaaatgatttatcTCCATCACAAAATGGTAATCAAGTAATGATGAACAACTATGAGGATAACAGCTCAGTTTCCTTGGCCCAAATAAATGAGGAGTTATACAAATTACTTGAGAATATCGAATCCCTAAACTCAGAAATTACGGAAGGTCTGTTGAGAGGTTTCAAGGTACCTGATGCTGGTGTTGCTACAAAGCTAAGCAAGAGGGATGTTGTTTACCCTGCAAGAATTTTAATTATCGTCTTAAGTGAAATGTGGAGATTCGGTTTAACGAAGCAAAGTGAAAGTTTCCTTGCCCAAGTTTTAACGACCATACAAAAAGTAGTGACCACTTTGAAGGGCAGCGACTTGATTCCAAGCGGTGCTTTTTGGTTAGCCAATGTAAGGGAGCTGTattcttttgttttgttTGCTCAGCATTCTATCTTAACTGaggaaaatttcaagaaggatatgaatgatgaagaatacAATGAATACGTGTCTCTTGTAACAGAATtaaaagaagattttgaatctttaagttataatatttataacATCTGGCTAaagaaattacaaaaggaattacaaaagaagaGTATCACGGCCATCGTAATGTCGGAGGCACTTCCAGGGTTTGGTTCTAATGAATCTGGTGGATTCCTGaataaaatctttaattcaaatgaaaattacACCGTTGATGATATTCTGACTTTTTTCAACAGTATATATTGGTGCATGAAATCCTTCGATATTGACGACGAAGTTTTCCGCAGTGTCGTCACTACGTTATTGAATTATATTGATGCAATTTGCTTCAACGATTTGATTATGAGACGTCATTTCTTATCATGGAAGCGTGGCCTGCAACTGAACTACAACATTACCAGACTAGAAGAATGGTGCAAAGCACACGAATTACCAGATGGAGCTGATTGtttgaaacatttgatTCAAACCTCAAAACTGTTACAATTGAGGAAATATAccattgaagatattgatatcCTACGTGGTATCTGTTCAGATTTAACTCCGGCtcaattgcaaaaattgataactCAAGCTCATGTTGCGGATTATGAATCACCAATACCACAAGAAATTCTAAAATATGTTGCAGATATTGTTAAGAATGAAGGCTCAATCGGTAATGCTAAGAATGATATCTTCTTACATCCTGAAACTGGCCCATTCGAAGATCCTTTCGTTACAATTCCAACTaagaagtttgatcaaGTCGAAGCATATATTCCTGTTTGGttaaatttaccaaatacAAAGAGAATCGTTGATCTAGTTGCACAAAATGTCAACGTTGTTGAATAG
- the SPB4 gene encoding ATP-dependent RNA helicase SPB4 (similar to Saccharomyces cerevisiae SPB4 (YFL002C); ancestral locus Anc_8.87): MSKSLDWDSLNYELLPWIKNAIEVMGYDQMTPVQASTIPMFVGNKDVVVDSVTGSGKTVAFVIPILEKIVKEATHLKKGHFHSLIISPTRELSRQIQTVINSFLQHYPDSETKPIKSQLLVGTDTKTIRDDVASFLEERPSILVGTPGRVLDFLQIASVKAQLCSMVVLDEADRLLDISFSKDIEKILSFLPKQRRTGLFSATITSAGSNIFKTGLRNPVKIKVNSKNNSPTSLSLNYCVVDTHDKLIHLLNLLNNYRFKKCIVYFPTCISVTFFYGFIQYLQKQNNSVLTIDESLQFYSLHGKLQTSSRIKTLEAFTEDLNNSVLFTTDVAARGIDIPDVDLVIQLDPPTDSDIFMHRCGRTGRANKIGKAITFINSGREEDFIPFMEVKNVTLEPMNEVLKEISEETSNNFYDLFKKWILQDRARFDLSIKSYVAFIRHYSNHTASSIFRLQNFSYTGLAKMYGLIRIPRMPEVTKYLQKSDVLEVYDDGWLVTPPIDLNKFSYADKKREQARLQELENLRKIQDKKKLKFDLKKKNMAWSNKVATKESKSIRREKMSLKRKLIEEELANQSSSDDDDNIVTQDWKEEIMQNKRKKKDTGIQGSFDDL, translated from the coding sequence ATGTCAAAATCGCTAGACTGGGATTCTTTAAACTATGAGCTGCTTCCCTGGATTAAAAACGCCATCGAAGTAATGGGATACGATCAAATGACCCCGGTCCAAGCTTCTACCATACCGATGTTTGTGGGTAATAAGGATGTTGTAGTAGATTCAGTGACAGGTTCGGGTAAAACAGTGGCTTTTGTTATCCCAATTCTCGAAAAGATCGTCAAAGAAGCCACTCATTTAAAGAAGGGCCATTTCCATTCTTTAATCATTTCACCAACAAGAGAATTATCGAGACAGATCCAGACGGTTATTAATTCATTCCTACAACATTATCCTGACAGTGAGACTAAACCGATCAAATCACAGCTGCTGGTTGGTACAGACACAAAGACCATCAGAGATGATGTTGCGTCATTTCTCGAGGAAAGACCTTCCATTCTTGTGGGCACCCCAGGAAGAGTCTTAGATTTTTTACAAATAGCATCAGTAAAGGCACAGTTATGTAGTATGGTCGTATTGGATGAGGCTGATAGGTTATTAGATATCAGTTTTTCGAAAGATATTGAGAAAATATTGAGTTTCTTACcaaaacaaagaagaacTGGCCTGTTTTCGGCTACTATCACGAGTGCGGGCAGTAACATCTTTAAAACAGGTCTTAGAAATCCTGTTAAAATTAAGGTCAACtccaaaaataattctCCAACATCCTTATCATTAAACTACTGTGTAGTTGACACTCATGataaattgattcatttactcaatcttttgaataattacagattcaaaaaatgcATTGTATATTTTCCAACTTGCATTTCAGTCACATTTTTCTATggatttattcaatatttgcAAAAGCAAAATAACTCTGTCCTGACTATAGATGAATCTTTACAATTCTATTCCCTACATGGGAAATTACAGACAAGTTCAAGAATCAAAACATTAGAAGCATTCACAGAAGATTTAAATAATTCTGTTCTCTTCACAACAGACGTTGCAGCAAGAGGTATCGATATTCCAGATGTCGATCTCGTTATTCAATTGGATCCACCAACAGACTCCGATATTTTCATGCATAGATGCGGTAGAACTGGTAGAGCTAATAAAATTGGTAAGGCAATTACATTCATAAACAGTGgtagagaagaagattttattCCGTTCATGGAAGTTAAAAACGTCACTTTGGAACCTATGAACGAGGTTTTGAAGGAAATTAGTGAGGAGacatctaataatttttatgacctcttcaaaaaatggattttACAAGATAGAGCTAGATTTGACCTCTCAATAAAATCCTATGTTGCATTTATTAGGCATTATTCGAATCATACagcatcttcaatattcaGATTGCAAAATTTTAGCTACACAGGTCTTGCTAAAATGTATGGTTTGATCAGAATACCGCGTATGCCAGAagttacaaaatatttacaaaaatctGACGTTCTAGAGGTTTATGATGATGGATGGCTCGTTACTCCACCAATTGAtctgaataaattttccTATGCTGATAAGAAAAGGGAGCAAGCGAGGCTACAAGAACTAGAAAATTTACGAAAGATTCAAGACaagaagaaactgaaatttgacttgaagaaaaaaaatatggcCTGGTCGAATAAAGTAGCTACGAAGGAGTCGAAGTCTataagaagagaaaaaatgtctctcaagagaaaattaattgaagaagagttGGCTAACCAAAGCTCCAGTGACGATGATGACAATATAGTTACTCAGGACTGGAAGGAAGAAATCATGCAAaataagagaaaaaagaaggaTACCGGTATACAGGGTAgttttgatgatttatgA
- the CTF19 gene encoding Ctf19p (similar to Saccharomyces cerevisiae CTF19 (YPL018W); ancestral locus Anc_8.63): MDFTSDITSEHSSVSDGGINAGLDQSSELDSVLMDENEKKFLKLQEEKDLLLKRRDSLINEVDTLKRKLEETPDLVEEPNIASGVDQNAANILIDLMLLSSSKSSPIFDEESVDKIRSINGNSSLQEELKMKFDTLPLLNMKLRLRYLQKLLYPNLQLRVTRDKDGSTREIEVVVVDCQFKKFNKNAPIKLNFEMQYDSKQEKLLDFKIMDVSNNVKLELSSAIRKYKENPTILLFYFTEYDRILYMRQKLIEEIIKKHSIYIKDVIDAIDYTNGKITLKLSSQNELHIIFEITSEDGYIIPKLRIKFEIFKKNGQKVVNPNVNDIFNSLIKEYGLIKSIHEIIRLVVGY; the protein is encoded by the coding sequence ATGGATTTCACTTCAGATATCACCAGTGAACACAGTAGTGTGAGCGATGGAGGAATTAATGCTGGTTTGGACCAATCAAGCGAATTAGATTCAGTTCTAATGGAtgaaaatgagaaaaagTTCCTGAAGTTACAAGAAGAGAAGGACTTGCTACTGAAAAGGCGTGATTCTCTGATTAATGAAGTTGATACgttgaaaagaaagctCGAGGAAACTCCAGATTTAGTTGAAGAGCCCAACATTGCCTCTGGCGTTGATCAGAATGCggcaaatattttgattgatttgatgTTATTGTCATCATCGAAATCGTCACCAATATTCGATGAGGAATCTGTCGATAAGATTCGTTCGATTAACGGGAATTCAAGTTTGCAAGAGGagttgaagatgaagttTGATACGCTACCACTattaaatatgaaattgCGATTGCGATATTTACAGAAGCTTTTATAtccaaatcttcaattgaGAGTGACCCGAGATAAGGATGGTAGTACAAGAGAAATAGAGGTTGTCGTTGTTGATTGTcaatttaagaaatttaataagAATGCTCCCattaaattaaattttgagatGCAATATGATTCgaaacaagaaaaattacttGATTTTAAAATCATGGATGTGTCTAATAATGTGAAATTAGAACTGAGTTCTGCCATAAGGAAATATAAGGAGAATCCAACCATTTtactattttattttactGAATATGATAGAATACTTTACATGagacaaaaattgattgaagaaattattaagaaacattcaatatatattaaagaTGTCATCGATGCTATAGATTATACgaatggaaaaattacTCTTAAATTGAGTTCTCAGAATGAGTTAcatataatatttgaaattacaTCTGAAGATGGATACattattccaaaattgaggataaaatttgaaatttttaaaaaaaatggtcaAAAGGTTGTGAACCCAAACGTAaatgatatatttaattcattaataaaagaatatggattaataaaatcaattcatGAGATTATTAGGCTAGTGGTAGGTTACTAA
- the SNC2 gene encoding SNAP receptor SNC2 (similar to Saccharomyces cerevisiae SNC1 (YAL030W) and SNC2 (YOR327C); ancestral locus Anc_7.67), translated as MSSSVPYDPYVPPEESQEQSQSKTAALQAEIDDTVGIMRDNINKVAERGERLTSIEDKADNLAVSAQGFKRGANRVRKQMWWKDLKMRMCLLLVVIILLVVIIVPIVVHFT; from the coding sequence ATGTCGTCATCAGTACCTTACGATCCATACGTTCCACCAGAAGAATCTCAAGAACAATCACAATCTAAGACAGCTGCTTTACAAgctgaaattgatgatacTGTCGGTATAATGAGAGATAACATTAATAAAGTTGCGGAACGTGGTGAAAGACTGACTTCTATCGAAGATAAAGCCGACAACTTGGCGGTTTCCGCTCAGGGTTTTAAAAGAGGTGCCAATAGGGTAAGAAAGCAAATGTGGTGgaaagatttaaaaatgaGAATGTGTCTTCTACTGGTTGTAATCATCCTATTAGTAGTAATCATCGTTCCTATCGTGGTTCACTTCACTTAA
- the WWM1 gene encoding Wwm1p (similar to Saccharomyces cerevisiae WWM1 (YFL010C); ancestral locus Anc_8.65), which translates to MSYPQVPEGWRAAYDESYKRYIYTNVTTNQTQWEEPRGTIWVSNGYGPPPPLLRLMVPHLLYMLLLQYTLLHLRYMQLLLLHHHLVQEWAWALVRLWVQLPVS; encoded by the coding sequence ATGAGTTATCCTCAGGTGCCAGAAGGCTGGAGAGCCGCTTATGACGAAAGTTATAAAAGATACATCTATACAAACGTTACTACAAACCAAACGCAGTGGGAAGAACCAAGAGGTACTATTTGGGTATCAAACGGTTATGGTCCACCTCCCCCCCTCCTCCGGCTTATGGTCCCCCACCTCCTATATATGCTCCTCCTCCAGTATACGCTCCTCCACCTCCGGTATATGCAGCTCCTCCTCCTCCACCACCACCTGGTCCAAGAATGGGCATGGGCTCTGGTGCGGTTATGGGTGCAGCTGCCGGTTTCCTAG
- the ULA1 gene encoding Ula1p (similar to Saccharomyces cerevisiae ULA1 (YPL003W); ancestral locus Anc_8.86), protein MERYDRQLRLWGSHGQKWINKANICIVASQCALFQEILKNLTLTGVSKFTWLHTGEIDHDPLFYKDLAKGLTNLNTTVVDIRAQNIDYSDSAFDWKEYTTMVVVNANNKQWLENILKRTDAEMPPIICTYTKGLFGYSYTKLFVPHFVLESHPEHKIPDLGFQAPWPELSSFMSSFDISLLSSLQLSQLPYAVLLYKMLQYVKDQGVEAPSNRDIKAALNDYYLGEVNSDGFNDLNYLQAQQHSHLSTRKQTFDDLEDAISCNNKLLQSNSRRHSLMDDTFSCLLCSLGIYLDENDRNLPIDPNIPDMESDSTIYHKLKLIYQNKWQEDLRKFENIVAANFPALYRDTNLDIKGAIRLFFLHSREIKCINPNEIRLFENDGVSHPIFRQLINSQFEMGRSFESELIERAFKLTSYPTESYMGGLVAQETIKLITHQFEPIDNAFIYDGLTNNAVTLKV, encoded by the coding sequence ATGGAGAGATACGATAGACAATTAAGACTCTGGGGCTCACATGGCCAGAAATGGATCAACAAAGCAAATATATGTATAGTGGCATCACAATGTGCTCTGTTTCAggagattttgaaaaatctaacACTCACAGGAGTCTCAAAATTCACATGGTTACATACAGGTGAGATTGATCATGATCCTCTTTTCTATAAGGACCTGGCAAAGGGATTAACTAATCTCAATACAACTGTTGTTGATATCAGGGcccaaaatattgattattCGGATTCAGCATTTGATTGGAAGGAATATACAACGATGGTAGTTGTAAATGCGAATAACAAACAGTGGCTAGAAAATATTCTCAAGAGAACTGACGCTGAAATGCCACCAATCATATGCACATACACTAAGGGACTGTTTGGGTACTCTTACACTAAATTATTTGTACCACATTTTGTGCTGGAATCACATCCTGAACACAAGATTCCTGATTTAGGGTTTCAAGCTCCATGGCCAGAGTTATCAAGTTTCATGAGCTCGTTTGATATATCACTGCTCAGCAGCTTACAACTTTCACAGCTACCTTATGCCGTGTTACTTTATAAAATGTTACAATATGTTAAAGATCAAGGAGTCGAGGCTCCAAGCAATAGAGATATAAAGGCTGCCTTAAATGATTATTATTTAGGAGAAGTCAATTCAGATGGATTTAATGATCTTAATTATTTACAAGCTCAACAACATTCACATTTGTCAACTAGAAAACAAacatttgatgatttagaaGACGCCATATCGTGCAACAACAAGCTCCTCCAATCCAATTCCAGACGTCATTCTCTGATGGATGATACTTTCTCCTGCTTACTCTGTAGTCTTGGCATTTATTTAGACGAGAATGACCGAAATTTGCCTATTGATCCAAATATTCCGGATATGGAATCTGATTCAACAATTTATCACAAACTTAAATtgatatatcaaaataaatgGCAGGAAGATCTTCGCAAATTCGAAAATATCGTTGCAGCAAACTTCCCAGCTCTCTATCGTGACACAAATTTAGATATAAAGGGAGCCATACGTTTGTTCTTTCTCCATAGTAGAGAAATCAAATGTATCAATCCAAATGAAATTCGACTTTTTGAAAACGATGGAGTGTCACATCCCATTTTTCGGCAGTTGATAAATTCACAGTTCGAAATGGGCCGTTCCTTTGAGTCAGAACTTATAGAGAGGGCATTTAAACTCACATCGTACCCCACCGAATCCTACATGGGAGGTTTGGTCGCGCAAGAAACGATAAAATTAATCACCCACCAATTCGAGCCTATCGATAATGCCTTTATCTATGATGGTTTAACTAATAATGCAGTCACATTGAAAGTATAA